From a single Fusarium fujikuroi IMI 58289 draft genome, chromosome FFUJ_chr03 genomic region:
- a CDS encoding probable mitochondrial import receptor MOM38 yields the protein MASAAALDPVKTALLSNPIASVLGDALNSFNERRAKLGLSNPGTIESLAKEVQRDVFLNNYMFTGMRADLTKIFSMAPLFQVSHQFAMGERINPYTFAAMYGTGKVFCQGNLDNEGSLSGRFNWRWSDKFVSKSQISISPGGQDMAQFEHEYTGNDFSASLKMLNPSYLEGGVTGIYIGSYLQSVTPKLALGLETLWQRPALTQGPECAVSYAARYKSADWIATAQLQAAMGTLNTSYWRRLSDKVQAGVDLSLGLVPSAGGLMGGGLQKEGVTTIGAKYDFRMSTFRAQVDSKGKLSCVLEKRVAPPVMMTFAADIDHFTHQAKIGLGVSIEAAPEELQEQQESLGSQPPPNIPF from the exons ATGGCCTCCGCAGCCGCATTGGATCCCGTCAAGACGGCCCTGCTTTCCAATCCCATCGCTAGCGTTTTAGGAGATGCCCTCAACTCGTTTAACGAGCGAAGGGCCAAATTAGGCCTTTCCAACCCAGGAACTATCGAGAGTCTTGCCAAGGAGGTTCAGCGCGATGTCTTCCTCAACAATTACATGTTCACCGGAATGCGTGCCGATCTCACAAAGATCTTTAGCATGGCTCCTCTCTTCCAGGTTTCCCACCAATTCGCCATGGGAGAGCGCATTAACCCCTACACATTTGCTGCGATGTACGGAACAGGCAAG GTCTTCTGCCAAGGTAATCTGGATAACGAGGGTTCTCTCTCCGGTCGATTCAACTGGAGATGGTCCGACAAGTTTGTATCCAAGTCTCAGATCTCCATTTCTCCCGGTGGTCAGGATATGGCGCAGTTCGAACACGAGTATACTGGCAACGATTTCAGCGCATCCCTCAAGATGCTGAACCCTTCTTACCTCGAGGGTGGTGTGACTGGCATCTATATCGGAAGCTACCTCCAGTCTGTTACCCCTAAACTCGCCCTAGGTCTTGAAACTCTCTGGCAGCGACCTGCCCTTACCCAAGGCCCCGAGTGCGCTGTCTCTTATGCTGCCCGTTACAAGTCCGCAGATTGGATCGCTACCGCTCAGCTCCAGGCTGCTATGGGCACCCTTAACACCTCCTACTGGCGACGACTCTCGGACAAGGTTCAGGCCGGTGTTGATTTGAGCCTCGGCCTCGTTCCCTCTGCAGGTGGCCTCATGGGTGGTGGCCTTCAGAAGGAGGGCGTCACCACTATTGGTGCCAAGTACGATTTCCGCATGTCTACTTTCCGGGCTCAGGTGGACTCCAAGGGCAAGCTTAGCTGCGTTCTGGAAAAGCGTGTTGCACCACCCGTTATGATGACATTTGCTGCTGACATTGATCACTTCACG CATCAAGCCAAGATTGGGTTGGGTGTCTCAATTGAGGCAGCCCCTGAGGAGCTCCAAGAACAACAGGAGTCTCTTGGCTCCCAGCCTCCCCCTAACATTCCCTTTTAA
- a CDS encoding related to 6-phosphofructo-2-kinase/fructose-2,6-bisphosphate 2-phosphatase: protein MDTLLTAEIAANAPRYRRKSSTFIDAIHDIPHGQDLAPAQLYSTMSGRLFHSGRIAIVMVGPPARGKTHICVSMARYLGWLGVKSRIFHLGDYRRATVGPDGSIPDDYFFPNASPASVILRQKILKKCREDIYSWLNHDNGQVAIYDAVNPTANGRRSLAKEFAKHDVQTLFIESFVDDERILRENARNVKISSPDFAGMEPDEAAKLYLQRIEMKIPVFETMNEKELNYIKMINAGEKFFYNNVSFNYLAHRIVFYLTNLHIKSRKTFFARAGTTAEEDSYKADAPLSQEGRDYAQKMSEALLKHREQERLTNIEEGGPDVPLPPLTVWTSTRMRTVQTSDVLKEKGYKVRQRTQLSQINPGVCEKMSERMIRQIYPDEVEKHELDPYHHRYPRAESYHDLAVRLEPIILELEREQHDLLIIAHESVLRVLYAYLMHCSTTDIPVINFPRDEIIEIIPAAYQNEAKRIHIPGLDPQIVPGSPQDIKIPVPSSGVVSAQLSPIPSGIGTPAEHVERPPEKVINTAKDMVADKVNDED, encoded by the exons ATGGATACTCTTTT AACCGCCGAGATTGCGGCCAATGCCCCTCGGTACCGTCGCAAGAGCTCTACATTTATTGATGCCATTCATGATATTCCTCATGGTCAAGACTTGGCCCCGGCTCAGCTATACAGCACCATGTCTGGCCGATTGTTTCACTCTGGCCGCATCGCAATTGTCATGGTTGGACCACCTGCACGTGGGAAAAC ACATATATGCGTTTCCATGGCACGTTATTTGGGGTGGCTTGGTGTGAAGTCTCGTATCTTTCACCTCGGCGACTACCGTCGAGCAACTGTTGGCCCCGATGGATCTATTCCCGATGATTATTTCTTCCCGAACGCATCGCCTGCATCTGTCATTCTGCGCCAGAAAATCCTGAAGAAATGCCGTGAAGACATTTACTCCTGGCTGAATCACGACAACGGCCAGGTCGCCATTTACGATGCAGTAAACCCTACTGCTAATGGACGGCGTTCGCTAGCCAAGGAATTTGCGAAGCACGATGTTCAA ACTCTTTTCATCGAGTCctttgtcgatgatgaacgCATCCTTCGTGAGAATGCAAGAAATGTCAAGATCTCGTCCCCAGAC TTCGCTGGTATGGAACCTGATGAAGCCGCTAAGCTATACCTTCAGAGAATTGAGATGAAGATTCCTGTATTTGAAACCATGAATGAGAAGGAATTGAACTacatcaagatgatcaatgCCGGGGAAAAGTTCTTCTACAACAACGTCAGCTTCAATTATCTTGCTCACCGAATCGTCTTCTACCTCACCAACCTGCACATCAAATCACGGAAAACCTTCTTTGCCCGGGCTGGTACTACGGCAGAAGAAGACTCGTACAAGGCCGATGCCCCTCTGTCTCAAGAAGGGAGAGATTATGCCCAAAAAATGTCCGAGGCTCTTTTGAAGCATCGAGAGCAGGAACGTCTGACAAACATCGAGGAAGGGGGTCCAGATGTGCCTCTACCGCCACTCACCGTTTGGACATCGACTCGTATGCGTACGGTGCAAACTTCTGACGTCCTAAAGGAGAAAGGCTACAAGGTCCGTCAGCGAACACAACTCAGTCAAATCAACCCAGGCGTTTGCGAGAAGATGTCGGAGCGTATGATTCGCCAGATCTACCCCGATGAGGTCGAAAAGCACGAATTAGACCCTTACCACCACCGATATCCGCGTGCAGAG TCATACCATGATCTGGCTGTTCGCCTGGAGCCCATCATTCTCGAACTCGAGCGAGAACAGCACGACCTTCTCATTATTGCCCACGAATCGGTGCTTCGAGTTCTCTACGCTTATTTAATGCACTGCTCTACCACTGACATCCCAGTCATCAATTTTCCACGCGACGAGATCATCGAGATCATCCCAGCAGCATATCAGAATGAGGCTAAGCGTATACATATTCCTGGCCTGGATCCCCAGATCGTACCTGGATCACCTCAAGATATCAAAATTCCGGTTCCTAGCAGCGGAGTTGTGAGCGCACAACTGTCCCCTATCCCGAGTGGCATTGGCACTCCTGCTGAGCATGTCGAACGACCTCCTGAGAAGGTTATCAACACTGCCAAGGATATGGTTGCTGACAAAGTCAACGATGAAGACTAG